The Tachyglossus aculeatus isolate mTacAcu1 chromosome 4, mTacAcu1.pri, whole genome shotgun sequence genome contains a region encoding:
- the EGR4 gene encoding early growth response protein 4: MLNASGFGPEGPCPHLPDLPREADAPAGGFPGPAPTGTAPDGPDYFFADGPRASPPPAAGYAGGFFIQAVADHPHDQETLFNLMSGILGLSPFPGPAPEAPYPPAEAYRGPPEPYPPCPSDLGAAFPEPGWGAPGPARASPPALPGGPSQCLFEPQLSPPPDVKPPGPRAARSPPGPGFEAPYPPWAGPPVGGYRAGPEACFPPKVEDALAASCPAELQASRLFAGGYPRPPGPGGFGDGAEGLPGPPGERAAHPGPRPAPRGPFAPGSPRTDSAAAPPEPKRKGRRAKGGPGRFCPRPHAKAFSCPVETCVRSFARSDELNRHLRIHTGHKPFQCRICLRNFSRSDHLTTHIRTHTGEKPFSCDICGRRFARSDEKKRHGKVHAKQKARAEEKLKGLGFYAVGLSFGTL, translated from the exons ATGCTGAACGCCTCGGGCTTCGGCCCCGAGGGGCCTTGCCCCCATCTCCCCGACCTGCCCCGGGAGGCAGATGCCCCCGCAG GCGGtttcccgggcccggccccgacgGGCACCGCGCCCGACGGCCCCGACTACTTCTTCGCGGACGGGCCGCGGGCCTCGCCGCCCCCGGCCGCGGGCTACGCGGGCGGCTTCTTCATCCAGGCCGTCGCCGACCACCCGCACGACCAGGAGACCCTCTTCAACCTCATGTCCGGCATCCTGGGCCTGTCGCCCTTCCCCGGCCCGGCGCCCGAGGCCCCGTACCCACCGGCCGAGGCCTACCGGGGGCCCCCGGAGCCCTACCCGCCCTGCCCCTCGGACCTGGGCGCGGCCTTCCCGGAGCCGGGCTggggggccccgggcccggcgcgggcctcgcccccggccctgcccgggGGGCCCTCGCAGTGTCTGTTCGAGCCCCAGCTCTCCCCGCCGCCGGACGTCAAGCCTCCGGGCCCGAGGGCGGCCCgctcgccccccggccccggcttcGAGGCCCCGTACCCGCCGTGGGCCGGGCCGCCCGTCGGCGGCTACCGGGCCGGGCCCGAGGCCTGCTTCCCGCCCAAGGTGGAGGACGCGCTGGCGGCCAGCTGCCCGGCCGAGCTCCAGGCCTCCCGCCTCTTCGCCGGCGGGTACCCGCGCCCGCCCGGGCCGGGGGGCTTCGGGGACGGGGCGGAGGGCCTCCCGGGCCCGCCGGGAGAGCGGGCGGCCCACCCGGGCCCGCGGCCCGCCCCGCGAGGCCCCTTCGCCCCGGGGTCGCCCCGGACGGACTCGGCCGCCGCCCCGCCGGAGCCCAAGAGGAAGGGGCGGCGGGCCAAGGGCGGCCCCGGCCGCTTCTGCCCCCGGCCCCACGCCAAGGCCTTCTCCTGCCCCGTGGAGACCTGCGTCCGCAGCTTCGCCCGCTCCGACGAGCTCAACCGCCACCTGCGCATCCACACGGGCCACAAGCCCTTCCAGTGCCGCATCTGCCTGCGCAACTTCAGCCGCAGCGACCACCTCACCACCCACATCCGCACgcacacgggcgagaagccctTCTCCTGCGACATCTGCGGCCGCAGGTTCGCCCGCAGCGACGAGAAGAAGCGCCACGGCAAAGTGCATGCCAAGCAGAAAGCCCGGGCCGAGGAGAAGCTCAAGGGCTTGGGCTTCTACGCCGTGGGGCTCTCCTTCGGGACCCTCTAG